The Paenibacillus sp. RUD330 genome has a segment encoding these proteins:
- a CDS encoding polysaccharide deacetylase family protein yields the protein MLKAKAAAAKWAAVGTLVVSLLTGSLAMSGNEAFAADCSNGYVGLTFDDGPNPSNTTTLLNALKLNGLRATLFNLGQNAQNYPSLVRDQQAAGMWIGNHSWSHPHMTQLSGAQMASEITSTQQAIQTITGAAPKLFRPPYGETNAALKSIEAQNGLTEVIWNVDSQDWNGATAAQIAAAAGRLQNGDVILMHDQYQTTIQAIPQIAQNLKSRGLCSGMISTSTGRAVAPDGGGGGGTPGTGTKVEAESMTRGGQYASTISSPFSGVALYANNDLVKYTQNFTSGTHTFSLRGASSNSAMARVDLKIGGVTKGSFYFGGSSPAVYTLSNVSHGTGNQEIQLVCTTDNGTWDVYLDYLEISG from the coding sequence ATGCTCAAGGCCAAGGCGGCTGCAGCTAAATGGGCAGCGGTCGGAACGCTTGTCGTATCTCTTCTTACGGGTTCACTGGCGATGTCGGGCAACGAGGCGTTCGCAGCCGATTGCTCAAACGGTTATGTAGGCTTGACGTTCGACGACGGTCCGAATCCGAGCAACACGACAACGCTGCTGAACGCGCTGAAACTAAACGGCTTGCGTGCGACCCTTTTCAACCTGGGACAGAATGCGCAGAACTATCCGTCGCTCGTACGCGATCAGCAGGCGGCAGGCATGTGGATAGGCAACCACTCCTGGTCGCATCCGCATATGACGCAGCTCAGCGGCGCACAGATGGCATCAGAAATCACAAGCACGCAGCAGGCCATCCAGACCATCACCGGAGCGGCGCCGAAGCTGTTCCGTCCGCCTTACGGAGAGACCAATGCGGCTTTGAAGTCCATCGAAGCTCAAAATGGACTTACGGAAGTGATCTGGAACGTCGACTCCCAGGACTGGAACGGAGCCACGGCCGCACAGATCGCCGCCGCAGCGGGACGGCTGCAAAACGGCGATGTCATCCTGATGCATGACCAATATCAGACCACGATCCAAGCGATCCCGCAAATCGCGCAAAACCTCAAAAGCCGAGGACTATGCTCCGGCATGATCTCGACGAGCACAGGGCGGGCAGTCGCGCCCGACGGGGGAGGCGGAGGCGGTACGCCAGGTACAGGCACGAAGGTGGAAGCGGAGAGCATGACCAGAGGGGGACAGTACGCCTCAACGATCAGCTCGCCGTTCTCGGGCGTCGCTTTGTACGCCAACAATGACCTGGTGAAGTACACGCAGAATTTTACGAGCGGAACCCATACGTTCTCTCTCCGCGGCGCTTCGAGCAATTCTGCGATGGCCAGGGTCGACTTGAAGATCGGCGGCGTGACGAAGGGGAGCTTCTACTTCGGAGGCAGCAGCCCAGCCGTCTATACGCTGAGCAATGTCAGCCATGGAACCGGCAATCAAGAAATTCAGCTTGTATGCACAACCGACAATGGGACATGGGATGTATATCTGGATTACTTGGAAATCAGCGGATGA
- a CDS encoding GNAT family protein: MSEQQVYVRFPEEADAYDLSELYKRNREFFERFSPSNKDEYYTEEHQLQAIRKSKMDMAEDRKYEFVICRKEDDRIIGSAGLAFVARGSLQSCMIGYSLDQAYNGKGYMTEAVSQVVRYAFEELKFHRIVGEVSPRNPGSIRVLEKAGFHKEGVSRSNLKINGVWEDHQVLALINPSGDV; this comes from the coding sequence ATGTCGGAGCAGCAAGTATACGTCCGGTTTCCCGAGGAAGCCGACGCTTACGATTTGTCTGAGCTTTACAAGCGCAATCGGGAGTTCTTTGAGAGATTCTCTCCAAGCAACAAGGATGAGTACTATACGGAAGAGCATCAGCTCCAAGCGATCAGAAAGAGCAAGATGGATATGGCGGAGGATCGCAAATACGAATTTGTCATCTGCCGCAAAGAGGACGACAGGATCATCGGCAGTGCGGGGCTTGCCTTTGTGGCGCGGGGATCGCTGCAGAGCTGCATGATCGGATATAGCCTGGATCAGGCTTATAACGGCAAAGGCTATATGACAGAGGCGGTCTCGCAGGTAGTTCGTTATGCCTTTGAAGAGCTGAAGTTCCACCGCATCGTAGGGGAAGTCTCGCCCCGGAATCCCGGATCGATTCGCGTGCTTGAGAAAGCCGGCTTCCACAAAGAAGGCGTTTCCCGCAGCAACCTGAAAATCAACGGGGTGTGGGAGGATCATCAGGTTCTGGCTCTTATCAATCCTTCCGGTGATGTCTAG
- a CDS encoding glycoside hydrolase family 11 protein, with protein MKPRSTKFLLSMFICFVLALPAGIAQAATTITSNQTGTQDGYDYELWKDSGNTSMTLNSGGTFSAQWSNINNALFRKGKKFDSTKTYAQLGNISINYNATFNPGGNSYLCVYGWTKDPLVEYYIVDNWGTYRPTGTFKGTFSVDGGTYDIYETTRVNQPSIIGTATFKQYWSVRQTKRTGGTISVSEHFKKWESLGMPMGKMYEVALTVEGYQSSGSADITSHTLTIGGSGGGGGTPGTAARTEAESMTKGGSYTSAISSPFTGVALYANNDLVKYTQNFTTGTHSFSLRGASSNSNMAKVDLKIGGVTKGTFYFGGSNPAVYTISNVSHGTGNQEIQLVCTSDDGTWDAYLDYLEIS; from the coding sequence ATGAAACCAAGATCGACGAAATTCCTGCTATCGATGTTCATCTGCTTCGTGCTTGCCTTGCCTGCAGGAATCGCACAAGCGGCCACAACGATTACTTCGAACCAGACAGGCACCCAGGACGGATACGACTATGAATTGTGGAAGGATTCCGGCAATACAAGCATGACGCTCAATAGCGGCGGCACGTTCAGCGCCCAGTGGAGCAACATCAACAACGCGTTGTTCCGCAAAGGCAAGAAATTCGACTCGACGAAGACATACGCCCAGCTGGGCAACATTTCAATCAACTACAACGCCACGTTCAATCCCGGCGGCAACTCCTACCTGTGCGTCTATGGATGGACGAAGGATCCGCTCGTGGAATATTACATCGTCGACAACTGGGGAACCTATCGCCCGACCGGCACCTTCAAGGGAACCTTCTCCGTTGACGGGGGAACGTATGACATCTACGAGACGACCCGGGTCAACCAGCCGTCCATTATCGGAACGGCTACGTTCAAGCAGTACTGGAGCGTCCGGCAGACGAAGCGTACGGGCGGCACGATCTCGGTCAGCGAGCACTTCAAAAAATGGGAAAGCCTAGGCATGCCGATGGGCAAAATGTATGAAGTCGCGCTTACGGTCGAGGGCTATCAGAGCAGCGGAAGCGCGGATATTACGAGCCATACCCTTACGATCGGCGGGAGCGGCGGTGGAGGCGGAACTCCCGGCACAGCTGCCCGAACAGAAGCCGAGTCGATGACGAAAGGCGGCTCATACACTTCCGCCATCAGCTCGCCGTTCACGGGAGTCGCTTTGTACGCCAACAACGACCTGGTGAAGTACACGCAGAATTTCACGACCGGCACCCACAGCTTCTCCCTCCGCGGCGCTTCGAGCAACTCGAACATGGCCAAGGTGGATTTGAAGATCGGCGGCGTGACAAAAGGAACCTTCTACTTCGGAGGCAGCAATCCTGCGGTCTATACCATCAGCAATGTCAGCCATGGAACCGGCAATCAAGAAATACAGCTCGTCTGCACATCCGATGACGGAACTTGGGATGCTTACTTGGATTATCTGGAGATCAGTTAG
- a CDS encoding phytanoyl-CoA dioxygenase family protein — protein MEYAEWSQEEVERYRERGYVLHKKPLFSSEKMRTLTDIFEEQLAMKGSRLSDELDTPHFRDERLLDFLLSDEVLDLVEPIIGPNIGLWSSHFICKDPYVGRATPWHEDSAYWKGRLSSFDKIVTVWLAIDRSSKENGCMRVLPGTHGNGFSDYEAIDGTKNTFSTQIKNVDESNAVYFELEPGECSLHDSRIIHGAAANTSEFRRCGYTMRYFSTEAEVYPDKNPGFKIWLARGVNKAGSQFVNE, from the coding sequence GGGAGCGCGGTTATGTGCTTCATAAGAAGCCGCTGTTCAGCTCCGAAAAAATGCGTACGCTGACGGATATTTTCGAGGAACAGCTCGCCATGAAAGGCAGCAGGCTGTCCGATGAGCTGGACACGCCCCATTTCCGCGACGAGCGGCTGCTCGACTTCCTGCTCAGCGATGAAGTCCTCGATCTTGTCGAGCCGATCATCGGCCCCAACATCGGACTGTGGTCCAGCCACTTCATCTGCAAAGACCCCTACGTCGGCCGGGCGACTCCATGGCATGAAGACTCCGCCTACTGGAAAGGCCGGCTGAGCTCTTTCGACAAGATCGTTACGGTATGGCTGGCCATAGACCGAAGCTCGAAGGAGAACGGCTGCATGCGGGTGCTTCCCGGCACGCACGGCAACGGATTCTCGGATTATGAAGCGATCGACGGGACCAAGAATACGTTCTCGACCCAAATCAAAAACGTGGACGAGTCGAATGCGGTTTATTTCGAGCTGGAACCGGGTGAATGCTCCTTGCACGATTCCAGGATCATCCACGGAGCAGCCGCGAATACAAGCGAATTCCGCAGATGCGGATATACGATGCGCTATTTTTCTACCGAAGCGGAAGTATATCCCGATAAAAATCCGGGCTTCAAAATATGGCTGGCAAGAGGCGTGAATAAGGCCGGGAGCCAGTTCGTTAACGAATGA
- a CDS encoding SdrD B-like domain-containing protein: MAATITGVVFNDLNHNGLFDPGEPGIPNVFVVLFNSTGGTCASVLTNASGVYSLTVAAAGAYTVYEPVANPGAACPPVTFTQPAGFTMSNGPRKITLTVTAAQISGNAVIASQNFSHDTVNNPLSCTTNLIQFSGRPSVWFNINVVTGETAVQGTVIPPVDINAIGYNTLDNYIYGYDQLNNAIVRVDNSGNVSALSPLPTGFPADAYTTGTFDLSGFLYLFVNNETRFYVIDLRPNSSTYMKLVNPANGFQEQTSNFGVALSRALNVSDWVFRSQDSNLYGITPQGTVQRIVPTTGNVVNVTTTPSNTGPFGAIALDATGTIYAISNSNGIIFRYTIVGNTATAAAFSSTTTTSFNDATICPNTTVAIDFGDAPDTSAGNGPNDYSTLLANNGPRHQLVNVLFLGTQATAETDAYQNPTATGDDISKGIQDDGVVVPLPPLAINASTYELNVTVTNLTGRSANLYGWVDFNGDGIFQGNEAAPVAVVPSQGGTQAATLQFTVPAGTALTPGQTFVRLRLTTDTLIDQNSTSLAGSVSVVPASSLEDTRSLGPASDGEVEDYFLQIALPAILAFSKTASQSSVEPGDTIPYIFIVSNPGNTTLTNVVIQDSLLGLIDIISSLDPGTQFTITAIYTVPADTPAGTIITNVATAASDQTPPVSDSEQVAVLPRFSLAISKTPDRISVAPGETVNYAITVTNTSNAPITDVIVKDDLVGFTQAIPVLNPGESQTFTASFTVPPGTLAGTVFTNQTVATSNETGPASDTASIIVTPIPQIVIFKSVSPQIAAPGETVIYTITATNAGNEPLTNVHITDPIVGVDETFAALNPGDSVIISTPFEVPITAMQGDSLVNVATVTSTQSGPSEANAVVTVISNPSISLSKSVSPAQGIVGSTVIYTFIVTNTGNTPLTAVQLADPRIGLNQSIGALAVGESRTVEFPFVIPSSAENPIPNTATVTGTSGSQTVQDDDSAALIVLLPSFTVTKTVDQALVNPGDTVLFTIRVSNTGSIPLTDLAIVDPLLSLNTIIPLLDPGATVIETVPFVVPLNAAAGSAIANVVTATPAETGPQQGATTIIVNEVPAITLAKTANAANALPGETITYTLTVSNTGNVDLTNVTVTDPLLGFSTVIPSLAVSQSLTFAPPFTVPLGTPVGTLITNVSTAVSDQTEPADAAASVLIDPLTPALTVVKTPSSLTAAPGDTITYSIAVTNTGAVPLTNVFLSDPSLGISQDIGTLDIGQSQFVTILFTIPPGTLNGSVIVNTAVVTTDQTNPSEGSSTVVVDPSPGLQIAKILDPVHAVPGQTVTATITVQNTGNIDLTDVLITDATLDYSSVIPFLSAGAIVSAVIPFTVPAVAAGTVLTNTAAASSDETGETTSTAAITVLPGSPELTMVKSVDRTEALPGDVVTFTFEIRNSSNSPLTNLHFVDDLLGIDKTVEFVPTGFFIRLSRTFTIPADARGGTTILNTAVLNTAQTEPITATAEVAIPADPKLSISKTVFPATAFPGEIVFFNLIGVNTGNIRLTNIQYSDPFLGFNGTVASQDVGAVQFLIVPYTVPLTAMPGDLIHNTVTVSSSQIGQQSAAATVRVVEPPLVITKSADAQVFVGDIVRFSLTVTNRSQVIATNVVLTDVLQKGTVFVANSVKVDNKADPGADPNTGLNIGSIAPGQSVVVSFSATQAIELSSRQIRNQASATFRLQGIGPLFTVRSNIITILVEEHEE; the protein is encoded by the coding sequence ATGGCAGCAACCATTACCGGCGTTGTCTTTAATGATTTAAATCACAATGGTCTATTTGATCCGGGCGAGCCTGGAATACCTAACGTATTTGTCGTTTTATTCAACAGTACCGGTGGAACCTGCGCTTCTGTTCTAACCAATGCAAGCGGAGTTTACAGTTTAACGGTTGCCGCGGCGGGCGCCTATACGGTTTACGAACCGGTGGCGAACCCCGGAGCTGCCTGTCCGCCCGTTACGTTCACCCAACCCGCTGGCTTTACGATGTCAAACGGACCGAGAAAAATTACGCTGACCGTCACGGCAGCCCAGATCAGCGGGAATGCCGTTATTGCCAGCCAAAACTTCAGCCACGATACGGTCAACAATCCGTTAAGCTGCACTACGAATCTGATTCAATTTTCCGGGAGGCCCTCCGTCTGGTTCAACATCAATGTCGTAACAGGCGAAACGGCGGTCCAAGGTACCGTCATTCCTCCAGTGGATATCAACGCTATCGGATACAACACGCTGGATAACTATATCTATGGGTACGATCAGCTCAATAATGCTATTGTCCGAGTGGACAATAGCGGAAATGTAAGTGCACTGTCTCCCCTGCCTACAGGCTTTCCGGCAGATGCCTATACGACGGGAACCTTTGATTTGAGCGGATTTTTATACCTTTTCGTCAATAATGAAACCAGATTCTATGTCATCGATTTGCGGCCCAATTCCTCCACGTACATGAAACTGGTCAATCCGGCCAACGGATTTCAGGAACAGACCAGCAACTTCGGAGTCGCACTGAGCCGAGCGCTGAATGTCAGCGACTGGGTCTTCAGGTCCCAAGACAGCAATCTATATGGCATAACGCCGCAAGGCACAGTGCAGAGAATTGTTCCGACAACAGGGAATGTCGTCAATGTGACGACCACCCCTTCCAATACCGGTCCATTCGGTGCCATAGCCTTGGATGCCACCGGAACCATTTACGCAATATCCAATAGCAATGGAATCATATTTAGATATACGATTGTCGGAAATACCGCAACAGCTGCAGCCTTTTCAAGCACCACCACGACCTCATTCAATGATGCCACTATTTGTCCCAACACCACGGTAGCCATTGATTTTGGAGACGCTCCGGACACCTCCGCAGGAAATGGCCCTAATGACTATTCTACGTTGCTGGCCAATAACGGCCCTCGTCATCAGCTGGTGAACGTACTTTTCCTCGGAACGCAAGCAACGGCGGAGACCGATGCCTATCAGAACCCTACCGCTACCGGTGATGATATTTCCAAGGGCATTCAGGATGACGGAGTCGTAGTCCCTCTTCCTCCTCTCGCCATCAATGCGTCCACTTATGAGCTTAATGTGACAGTCACCAATCTTACAGGCCGCAGCGCGAATTTATACGGCTGGGTCGATTTTAATGGAGATGGCATCTTTCAGGGCAATGAAGCGGCTCCTGTCGCAGTTGTTCCTTCTCAAGGCGGAACGCAGGCGGCAACGCTCCAGTTCACCGTTCCTGCAGGCACAGCCTTGACTCCAGGTCAAACATTCGTCAGGCTCAGGTTGACGACAGATACCCTGATCGATCAGAATTCCACTTCGTTAGCCGGCTCAGTTTCTGTTGTTCCGGCATCATCGTTAGAGGATACAAGAAGTCTAGGGCCTGCTTCTGACGGAGAGGTGGAAGATTATTTTCTCCAAATCGCTTTGCCGGCCATCCTTGCCTTTTCCAAAACCGCATCCCAAAGCAGTGTTGAGCCCGGCGATACGATCCCGTACATTTTCATTGTATCCAACCCGGGAAATACGACGCTGACGAACGTCGTCATTCAAGATTCGCTGCTCGGCTTGATCGATATCATATCCAGCCTGGATCCAGGCACCCAGTTCACGATTACGGCAATCTATACTGTTCCCGCCGATACTCCGGCAGGCACGATAATCACCAACGTCGCAACCGCCGCCTCCGATCAGACCCCGCCCGTGTCGGATTCGGAGCAGGTTGCCGTACTGCCGCGTTTCAGTCTCGCTATTTCCAAAACGCCTGACCGAATTTCCGTTGCGCCTGGCGAAACTGTAAACTATGCCATTACCGTAACGAACACATCCAATGCCCCTATTACCGACGTAATCGTTAAAGATGACCTGGTCGGTTTTACCCAAGCCATCCCGGTTCTGAATCCGGGAGAATCGCAGACTTTCACAGCCTCCTTCACTGTACCTCCCGGAACGCTTGCCGGTACAGTGTTCACGAACCAAACCGTTGCCACTTCCAATGAAACGGGGCCAGCCTCGGACACTGCGTCCATCATCGTTACTCCGATACCGCAAATCGTCATCTTCAAAAGCGTCAGCCCGCAAATCGCTGCTCCGGGCGAGACCGTCATTTATACGATAACAGCTACCAACGCAGGCAATGAACCGCTTACCAACGTTCACATCACAGATCCGATCGTCGGAGTGGATGAAACGTTCGCGGCCCTGAATCCAGGAGACTCCGTCATCATCTCCACACCGTTCGAAGTGCCGATAACGGCCATGCAAGGGGATTCCTTGGTCAATGTCGCGACCGTCACATCGACTCAGAGCGGTCCCAGCGAAGCGAATGCTGTCGTCACCGTCATCAGCAATCCAAGTATTTCGTTGTCCAAATCGGTTTCGCCTGCTCAAGGGATTGTCGGCAGTACCGTCATCTATACGTTCATTGTCACCAACACAGGAAACACGCCTTTAACCGCTGTTCAGCTTGCCGATCCTCGAATCGGCTTGAACCAATCGATCGGTGCATTGGCTGTCGGCGAATCGAGGACCGTGGAATTCCCCTTCGTCATTCCAAGCTCGGCTGAAAATCCGATCCCAAACACAGCCACAGTTACTGGAACGAGCGGTTCTCAAACGGTTCAGGACGATGACTCCGCCGCGCTGATTGTGCTCCTGCCTTCATTTACAGTAACAAAAACGGTCGATCAAGCACTCGTGAATCCGGGAGATACGGTTCTGTTTACCATTCGTGTAAGCAACACCGGCAGCATCCCGCTGACCGATCTTGCGATCGTAGATCCCCTGTTGTCTCTCAATACGATCATTCCTTTGCTTGACCCCGGCGCGACCGTGATCGAGACCGTTCCTTTCGTCGTTCCCTTAAATGCAGCAGCAGGCTCTGCCATTGCCAATGTCGTCACGGCAACGCCAGCCGAGACCGGGCCGCAGCAAGGTGCAACGACGATTATCGTCAACGAAGTTCCGGCGATAACGCTGGCCAAAACGGCGAATGCCGCCAACGCTCTTCCAGGAGAGACGATCACCTATACCCTTACGGTCAGCAATACCGGCAACGTGGATCTGACGAACGTTACTGTAACCGATCCGCTTCTGGGCTTCAGCACGGTCATTCCATCGCTTGCGGTGTCGCAGTCGCTAACCTTTGCGCCGCCATTCACCGTGCCGTTGGGAACTCCAGTCGGAACCCTCATCACGAACGTCAGTACGGCTGTGTCGGATCAGACCGAACCGGCAGATGCAGCGGCAAGCGTTCTAATCGATCCTTTGACGCCTGCGTTAACCGTCGTGAAAACGCCAAGCAGCCTGACCGCTGCTCCAGGCGATACGATTACTTATTCCATCGCCGTCACCAATACCGGGGCTGTTCCTCTCACCAACGTTTTCTTGAGTGATCCTTCCCTCGGTATCAGCCAAGACATCGGTACGCTTGATATCGGCCAAAGCCAGTTCGTAACGATTTTATTCACGATACCGCCAGGAACGCTGAACGGTTCCGTCATCGTCAACACTGCAGTCGTGACAACCGATCAGACGAATCCTTCGGAAGGTTCCTCCACGGTCGTAGTCGATCCAAGTCCCGGTTTGCAGATCGCCAAAATCCTCGACCCGGTTCATGCGGTTCCAGGACAGACAGTGACCGCAACCATCACGGTCCAAAATACGGGCAACATCGATTTGACTGACGTTCTCATAACCGATGCGACATTGGACTACAGTTCGGTCATTCCCTTCCTCTCTGCGGGAGCGATCGTATCCGCCGTCATTCCATTTACGGTGCCTGCCGTTGCCGCCGGTACCGTACTGACCAATACAGCTGCCGCATCCTCCGATGAGACGGGCGAGACAACATCGACCGCGGCAATCACCGTCCTCCCCGGCTCGCCAGAGCTGACGATGGTCAAAAGTGTAGACCGTACCGAAGCGCTGCCCGGCGATGTCGTTACGTTTACCTTTGAAATCCGAAATTCATCGAACTCGCCGCTTACGAATTTGCATTTTGTGGATGATTTGCTCGGTATCGACAAGACGGTAGAATTTGTCCCGACCGGTTTCTTTATTAGGCTGTCCCGCACCTTCACCATTCCTGCCGACGCACGCGGAGGAACGACAATCCTCAATACGGCCGTGTTGAACACCGCGCAGACCGAGCCGATTACCGCCACGGCCGAAGTAGCCATACCTGCGGATCCAAAGCTTTCAATCAGCAAAACGGTATTTCCTGCCACTGCTTTTCCCGGCGAAATCGTGTTTTTCAATCTCATAGGCGTCAATACCGGAAACATAAGGCTGACGAACATTCAGTACAGCGATCCATTTCTCGGATTCAATGGAACCGTTGCATCCCAGGACGTCGGTGCTGTTCAGTTTCTGATCGTCCCTTATACGGTCCCATTGACCGCGATGCCGGGAGATCTGATTCACAATACGGTTACCGTAAGCTCTTCTCAAATCGGCCAGCAAAGCGCTGCGGCGACGGTACGGGTAGTCGAACCTCCGCTTGTTATTACGAAGAGCGCAGACGCTCAAGTATTCGTGGGTGACATCGTACGGTTTTCATTGACGGTAACCAATCGAAGCCAGGTCATTGCGACAAATGTCGTACTGACCGACGTCCTGCAAAAGGGGACTGTATTCGTTGCGAACAGCGTGAAGGTCGACAATAAGGCTGATCCAGGAGCCGATCCCAATACGGGCTTGAACATCGGTTCCATCGCTCCGGGACAGTCGGTGGTCGTCTCGTTCTCGGCGACACAAGCAATAGAGCTGTCTTCGCGTCAGATCCGCAATCAGGCTTCGGCTACCTTCCGGCTTCAGGGCATCGGTCCGCTCTTTACCGTCCGTTCGAACATCATCACCATTCTTGTCGAGGAGCATGAAGAGTAA
- a CDS encoding protein kinase: MNILEHVRGFYLAWIDYPLQNGDVIADRYRIIQLLGIGSYGLTYRCLDLQSGQQVAIKQAKPSKGELGRELLRREMTVLAKLRHPSIPRVRDLFDDKNRLFMASEFAGGQTVEELIFERGRLFSEREALDFIGKLTEIVAYVHRQGYVHLDIRIPNVIADGNRIHLIDFGLARRIGEAAALVPPFRSGVRLAQDADPAADLSDMGHLLLFMLYSSYHPAEMADKGWEQELDLTPGARHLLRRLLHIEAPYEGIDAFIGDLERCRNPHSEI; the protein is encoded by the coding sequence ATGAACATATTGGAGCATGTAAGAGGTTTTTATCTGGCTTGGATCGATTATCCCCTACAGAATGGCGATGTCATTGCGGACCGATACCGCATAATCCAGCTGCTCGGCATCGGAAGCTACGGCTTGACCTATCGCTGCCTGGATCTGCAGTCGGGACAACAAGTGGCGATAAAGCAAGCCAAGCCGAGCAAGGGTGAGCTCGGACGGGAGCTGCTGCGGCGGGAGATGACGGTGCTGGCCAAGCTGCGCCATCCGTCCATTCCTCGCGTCCGGGACTTGTTCGACGATAAGAACCGGCTCTTTATGGCAAGCGAGTTTGCCGGAGGCCAGACGGTCGAGGAGCTGATCTTTGAGCGGGGCCGGCTGTTTTCGGAAAGAGAAGCTCTGGATTTCATCGGCAAGCTGACGGAGATTGTCGCTTATGTCCACCGGCAAGGGTATGTTCATCTCGATATCCGCATCCCTAATGTCATTGCCGACGGGAATCGAATTCATCTGATCGACTTCGGCTTGGCCAGGCGGATCGGCGAAGCGGCGGCGCTGGTGCCGCCTTTCCGGTCAGGCGTCAGGCTGGCTCAAGACGCTGATCCCGCAGCCGATCTGTCGGATATGGGCCATTTGCTTCTATTCATGCTGTATTCAAGCTATCATCCGGCAGAGATGGCCGACAAGGGATGGGAGCAAGAGCTGGATCTGACTCCCGGGGCCAGGCATCTACTTCGCAGGCTTCTGCACATTGAAGCTCCTTATGAGGGCATCGATGCCTTCATTGGCGATCTGGAGCGATGTCGGAATCCGCATTCGGAAATATAA
- a CDS encoding VOC family protein translates to MFEYEHLHHVSLSVRNLEQAHKFYSGLLGFRQLQRPPFDSKGAWYEVGSQQLHLLENPQGETLRRGPIDTIDGHFAIWVRSFANTIAELEAKGIPYEARPDSLAGFSQIFVLDPDHNIIEFDAAYGS, encoded by the coding sequence ATGTTTGAGTATGAGCATCTGCATCATGTCAGCCTATCAGTCCGGAATTTGGAGCAGGCGCACAAGTTTTATTCCGGGCTCCTGGGCTTCAGGCAGCTCCAGCGGCCGCCGTTCGATTCCAAGGGAGCTTGGTACGAAGTCGGCTCGCAGCAGCTTCATCTGCTGGAGAATCCTCAAGGAGAGACGCTGCGGCGGGGGCCGATCGACACGATCGACGGGCATTTCGCCATATGGGTGAGAAGCTTCGCGAACACGATCGCCGAACTCGAGGCAAAGGGAATTCCTTATGAAGCCAGGCCAGACAGCCTGGCGGGATTCTCGCAAATATTCGTGCTCGATCCGGACCACAACATCATTGAGTTCGACGCCGCTTACGGCTCTTGA
- a CDS encoding xylose isomerase: protein MEIKLFQALWGLEGRVSELMKRAAGDGYAGIEAPLPPVGMEEEFKEQLSAHGLSFIAQIVTSGNHSASFAAQAERAAAFGPVLIVSHSARDFMPFREQLLFFEGALKVERSIGIAVGHETHRSRAMFTPWNTSALLRELPDLAITADFSHWCCVTETMLEEFEEDLRLAIERTVHIHARLGHPEGPQVAHPAAPENKDVLQAFKKWWGAVLAERARNGAGLTTVTPEFGPAGYMPSLPFTRQPVADLREVNDWMAGWFREAF from the coding sequence ATGGAAATCAAGCTATTCCAAGCGTTATGGGGATTGGAGGGAAGGGTTTCCGAGCTGATGAAGCGGGCTGCCGGTGACGGGTATGCGGGAATCGAGGCTCCGCTGCCTCCGGTCGGCATGGAGGAGGAATTCAAGGAGCAGCTTTCTGCACACGGGTTGTCCTTTATTGCCCAGATCGTCACATCCGGGAACCACTCGGCCTCTTTCGCCGCCCAGGCGGAACGCGCCGCAGCCTTCGGTCCGGTGCTGATCGTTTCCCATAGCGCCAGAGACTTCATGCCCTTTCGGGAGCAGCTCCTATTCTTCGAAGGCGCGCTCAAGGTGGAGCGCTCGATCGGCATTGCAGTCGGTCATGAGACGCATCGCTCCAGAGCGATGTTCACGCCTTGGAATACGTCGGCGCTTCTCAGGGAACTGCCCGATCTTGCCATCACGGCGGATTTCAGCCATTGGTGCTGCGTAACCGAAACCATGCTCGAGGAGTTTGAAGAGGATCTGCGGCTGGCCATCGAGCGGACGGTGCATATCCATGCCCGGCTCGGCCATCCGGAAGGTCCCCAGGTCGCCCATCCGGCAGCTCCCGAAAACAAGGATGTCCTTCAAGCCTTCAAGAAATGGTGGGGGGCTGTCCTGGCCGAAAGAGCCCGCAACGGCGCGGGCCTGACTACCGTAACGCCGGAGTTCGGTCCGGCCGGTTACATGCCGTCGCTTCCGTTCACGCGCCAGCCGGTAGCCGATCTTCGGGAGGTCAACGACTGGATGGCAGGCTGGTTCAGAGAAGCGTTTTGA